In Candidatus Jordarchaeales archaeon, the following are encoded in one genomic region:
- the radA gene encoding DNA repair and recombination protein RadA, with amino-acid sequence MRGGVLELREIKGVGPETLRKLMDAGYTTVESVAFASPQDLASDAGIGEATARRIVEQARRLVASGEGKGGRLVQILPGREARRILSSIERVTTGLRGLDSILGGGVETCAITEFYGPARAGKTQLCHQLCVTVQLPRERGGLEGRALYIDTERTVRYDAIARIAERFGLDPDSACDNVFYTYAVNSEALRETIRGLDGVVKQGAVKLVVVDCLTGHFRAEYTGRETLALRQQLINRMIHDLLRLALSYDLAVVVTNQVHAQPDVWGKSEAPTGGHVVAHGVTYRVGLSVKKGNVRIASLVDAPALPPSSAFFAITDRGLVDVSEEEAKRGD; translated from the coding sequence TTGAGGGGTGGCGTGTTGGAGCTGCGCGAGATTAAGGGGGTTGGACCTGAAACCCTTAGGAAGCTCATGGATGCGGGCTACACTACTGTTGAGAGTGTCGCTTTTGCCAGCCCGCAGGATCTTGCCTCTGATGCTGGGATAGGTGAGGCTACGGCTAGGAGGATAGTGGAGCAGGCGAGGAGGCTTGTCGCGAGCGGGGAGGGTAAGGGTGGGAGGCTCGTGCAGATACTTCCGGGGAGGGAGGCTAGGCGTATTCTGAGCAGCATAGAGAGGGTTACCACCGGTCTCAGGGGGCTCGACTCTATTCTCGGGGGCGGTGTCGAGACTTGTGCCATAACAGAGTTCTATGGTCCGGCTAGGGCCGGCAAAACCCAGCTCTGCCACCAGCTCTGCGTCACGGTCCAGCTTCCGAGGGAGAGGGGTGGGCTCGAGGGTAGGGCATTGTACATAGACACTGAGAGGACGGTGAGGTATGACGCTATAGCGAGGATCGCTGAGAGGTTTGGGCTGGACCCGGACAGCGCTTGCGACAACGTTTTCTACACGTATGCCGTCAACAGTGAGGCGCTCCGGGAAACGATAAGGGGGCTCGACGGGGTGGTTAAGCAGGGCGCGGTGAAGCTGGTAGTGGTGGACTGCCTCACGGGGCACTTTAGGGCTGAGTACACTGGGAGGGAGACGCTGGCTTTGAGGCAGCAGCTCATAAACAGGATGATACACGACCTTCTCAGGCTTGCCTTAAGCTACGATCTGGCAGTTGTGGTCACAAACCAGGTTCACGCCCAGCCCGACGTTTGGGGCAAGAGCGAGGCGCCCACGGGGGGCCACGTCGTAGCCCACGGAGTAACGTACAGGGTTGGTCTCTCTGTGAAGAAGGGGAACGTTAGGATAGCGAGCTTGGTCGACGCGCCCGCTCTTCCGCCTTCATCCGCCTTCTTCGCTATAACCGACAGGGGGCTGGTGGATGTGAGCGAGGAGGAGGCTAAGAGGGGGGACTAG